A region from the Toxotes jaculatrix isolate fToxJac2 chromosome 2, fToxJac2.pri, whole genome shotgun sequence genome encodes:
- the lhfpl4b gene encoding LHFPL tetraspan subfamily member 3 protein: MSVSPALTDLSRLYQTEFVRSARAVGVLWAICTLCFAIIQVVVLVQPSWIGTTDTQHQGTPSGTLGLFEVCVESDWPVPDCRGGLSSLSPLPSFQSVAVLVGVSLWAVWTSVLCLCLFRFCSAATVYKICAWLQLTAGFCLALACLLFPDSWESPEMRTLCGDSVGSFSPGNCSVHWAYILAILGVLDAAILATLAFVLANRQDALLPPDAKDVTTGLLMSA; encoded by the exons atGTCGGTGTCGCCCGCACTCACCGACCTCTCTCGTCTGTATCAGACGGAGTTTGTTCGGAGTGCCCGGGCGGTCGGCGTCCTCTGGGCCATCTGTACACTCTGCTTCGCCATCATCCAGGTGGTCGTCCTGGTGCAGCCGTCCTGGATCGGCACCACGGACACCCAGCACCAGGGGACACCCAGCGGGACCCTGGGACTGTTTGAG gtgtgtgtggagtcGGACTGGCCGGTCCCTGACTGTCGTGGTGgtctgtccagtctgtctcctcttccGTCCTTCCAGTCGGTGGCGGTGTTGGTGGGAGTGTCCTTGTGGGCGGTGTGGACCAgcgtcctctgtctctgtctcttccggTTCTGCAGTGCCGCAACTGTCTACAAGATCTGTGCGTGGTTGCAGCTCACAGCAG gtTTCTGTCTGGCGCTGGCCTGTCTTCTGTTTCCAGACTCGTGGGAGAGTCCTGAGATGAGAACTCTGTGTGGAGACTCG GTGGGCAGTTTCTCTCCAGGTAACTGTTCGGTCCACTGGGCCTATATCCTGGCCATCCTGGGTGTTCTGGATGCCGCCATCTTGGCCACGCTGGCGTTCGTCCTCGCCAATAGACAGGACGCCCTGCTGCCGCCAGACGCAAAGGATG tgaccACAGGTCTGCTGATGTCAGCGTGA
- the pcsk1nl gene encoding proprotein convertase subtilisin/kexin type 1 inhibitor, like — MASLSLLLLSTALIHSAQSLPAARGGGRGLDVTVGGVRRQRRDLRNLLPYEDQMMSYPVTQGGGRANDLYYQSDNWKGRGLEQALRLVERDQRREQEEEQRAAYLAALLRLLSEAESAGLVGPGDEDDQGPPGDFQGPAPPDYDETGRGMSMGKPPAAWWGLLDRMEPQLAQTLLERARQERLQQGAPVSSGLNRDRDTLRRLVARILSSIGPNDAPVMSSGRRVRRDLPVTAAEPVGSAHRRIRRSLDDMAPPSPSNNPPLLRVKRLEEEEEKLRPPATGLQRMKRIDTMATAAVEELNHGSHRRQRRSALNYDPQILIDQILEYMRE, encoded by the exons ATGGCGTCCCTCAGCCTCCTGCTGCTCAGCACCGCTCTGATCCACAGCGCCCAG tctctgccTGCAGCTCGCGGCGGGGGGCGTGGCCTGGACGTAACGGTGGGTGGAGTCAGACGCCAGCGCAGAGACCTGCGTAACCTGCTGCCTTATGAGGACCAGATGATGTCATATCCTGTCACGCAGGGAGGAGGCAGGGCCAATGACCTGTACTACCAATCAGATAACTGGAAGGGGAGGGGCTTGGAGCAGGCCCTGCGATTGGTGGAGAGAGACCAGAGGCgggaacaggaagaggagcagcGAGCAG CCTACCTGGCCGCTCTGCTCCGCCTACTGAGCGAGGCAGAGAGTGCAGGATTGGTTGGCCCGGGAGAC gaggatgatcaGGGGCCACCAGGGGACTTCCAGGGCCCAGCCCCTCCAGACTACGATGAGACGGGACGGGGTATGAGCATGGGGAAGCCCCCGGCCGCCTGGTGGGGCCTCCTGGACAG GATGGAGCCGCAGCTGGCTCAGACTCTGCTGgagagagcgagacaggagaGACTCCAGCAGGGGGCACCAGTCTCATCCGGACTGAACAGAGACCGGGACACTCTGAG ACGTCTGGTTGCTAGGATACTGTCCAGCATTGGCCCAAACGATGCCCCGGTGATGTCCTCCGGTCGCCGTGTGAGGAGGGACCTGCCCGTCACTGCAGCTGAACCTGTCGGCTCCGCCCACAGGAGAATCCGGCGTTCCCTGGATGACATGGCTCCTCCATCGCCTAGCAACAACCCCCCCCTCCTCAGAGTgaagaggctggaggaggaggaggagaagctccGCCCTCCCGCCACTGGGCTGCAGAGGATGAAACGCATCGACACCATGGCAACCGCAGCTGTGGAAGAACTGAATCATGGGAGCCATAGGCGTCAGAGGAGATCTGCCCTGAACTACGACCCCCAGATACTGATCGATCAGATTCTGGAGTACATGAGGGAGTAA